One genomic segment of Hordeum vulgare subsp. vulgare chromosome 2H, MorexV3_pseudomolecules_assembly, whole genome shotgun sequence includes these proteins:
- the LOC123426942 gene encoding plant UBX domain-containing protein 4-like, translating to MSSSNGNAGKKPAASGGRGGIRTLADINRAPSGFPGAGGSGSDSDEPQEYYTGGEKSGMLVQDPTRRNNVDSIFEQARVMGAQQVPLPSFDGQSSSSTSFTGTGRVLSGDAQTAPTAPQPPQDVLHNIHFWNNGFTVDDGPLRGYDDPENADFIESIKKSQCPQELEPADRRTAVHVNVIKRHGDYEEAARPRSSFQGVGRTLGGSSADESPAPAPVTQEPHSAPRSIGIVVDDSQPFTSIQLRLADGTRMVARFNLHHTVGDIRSFIDASRPGAARPYQLQTGFPPKQLTDPTQTVDQAGLKNSVIMQKM from the exons ATGAGCTCCTCCAACGGCAACGCCGGGAAGAAGCCGGCAGCGTCCGGTGGGCGCGGGGGCATCCGCACCCTGGCCGACATCAACCGCGCCCCCTCCGGATTCCCAGGCGCAGGCGGCAGCGGCAGCGACTCCGATGAGCCCCAGGAGTACTACACCGGCGGCGAGAAGAG tgggatgcttgttcaagATCCAACAAGGAGAAATAATGTGGACTCAATCTTTGAGCAAGCTAGAGTGATGGGCGCTCAGCAAGTTCCACTGCCTTCTTTTGATGGCCAGTCTTCCAGCTCAACAAGCTTTACAGGAACAGGTCGTGTGCTTTCAGGGGATGCGCAGACAGCACCAACTGCTCCTCAACCACCTCAGGATGTACTTCACAATATACATTTCTGGAACAATGGTTTCACAGTAGATGATGGTCCACTAAGAGGCTATGATGACCCTGAAAATGCAGACTTCATCGAG AGCATCAAGAAGTCCCAGTGCCCCCAAGAGCTGGAGCCTGCTGATCGAAGGACAGCTGTTCACGTCAATGTTATAAAACGGCATGGAGATTATGAG GAAGCTGCAAGGCCCCGATCATCCTTCCAGGGTGTTGGTAGAACCCTTGGGGGATCTTCAGCAGATGAGAGTCCTGCACCAGCTCCCGTGACGCAAGAGCCCCACAGTGCTCCCAGGTCAATTGGCATAGTTGTGGACGACTCGCAGCCGTTTACATCTATACAGCTAAGGTTGGCGGACGGCACTCGCATGGTCGCTCGGTTTAACCTTCACCACACCGTGGGTGACATCAGGTCTTTCATTGATGCATCCCGCCCGGGAGCTGCGCGACCCTATCAGTTGCAGACTGGCTTCCCGCCCAAGCAGCTGACTGACCCTACACAGACTGTTGACCAAGCTGGACTCAAGAACTCCGTTATCATGCAGAAGATGTAG
- the LOC123430389 gene encoding uncharacterized protein LOC123430389: MSRPLYNLRRRLLPSRSHRLSTTSSTPATPVAVLWDLAASRPPSKLPLYDSAVRLHLAASSFGRLRFSAAFLHPCHRLPAPDPSADATNLCRVCGRRFRARDALLRHFDTIHTREHAKRLERIESSRGDRRVRLAASLSLKLSKYSKAARELTAGVNPGSPADELRRARVHAELSRYPSTALRERAQEVLDDGSVGCLMLVSGREELSPLLRLAREKGVRSVVVGGESGLARWADTGFTWAEVIAGKARKAAPSMSGKWRDRDVLKRLEWRYEGDEEEDVVFEEDGDGDGSEELAGSANGKPWWKLESDGEDSSPCT, encoded by the coding sequence ATGTCCCGGCCGCTCTACAACCTCCGGCGACGCCTCCTCCCATCACGCTCGCACCGcctctccaccacctcctccactcCGGCAACCCCCGTGGCCGTCCTCTGGGACCTGGCCGCCTCCCGCCCGCCCTCCAAACTCCCCCTCTACGACTCCGCCGTCCGCCTCcacctcgccgcctcctccttcgGCCGCCTGCGTTTCTCCGCTGCGTTCCTCCACCCCTGCCACCGGCTCCCCGCCCCCGATCCGTCCGCCGACGCCACCAATCTCTGCCGCGTCTGCGGCCGCCGCTTCCGCGCCCGCGACGCGCTGCTCCGCCACTTCGACACCATCCACACCCGCGAGCACGCCAAGCGCCTCGAACGAATCGAATCCTCCCGCGGCGACCGCCGTGTGCGCCTCGCCGCGTCCCTGTCTCTCAAGCTCTCCAAGTACAGCAAGGCCGCCCGCGAGCTCACCGCCGGCGTGAACCCCGGCTCTCCCGCGGACGAGCTGCGCCGAGCCAGAGTTCACGCCGAGCTCTCCAGGTACCCGTCGACTGCCCTCCGGGAGCGCGCCCAGGAGGTGCTCGACGATGGGTCCGTGGGGTGCCTGATGCTGGTCTCGGGGCGGGAGGAGCTCTCCCCTCTGCTGCGACTGGCGAGGGAGAAGGGCGTGCGGTCGGTGGTGGTTGGCGGCGAGTCAGGGCTGGCAAGGTGGGCCGACACAGGCTTCACCTGGGCGGAGGTGATCGCCGGGAAGGCCAGGAAGGCAGCGCCGTCCATGTCCGGGAAATGGCGCGACAGGGACGTGCTTAAGAGGCTGGAGTGGAGGTATGAAGGTGACGAGGAGGAAGATGTGGTGTTTGAGGAGGACGGCGACGGAGATGGTTCAGAAGAGCTGGCGGGGAGTGCAAACGGAAAGCCATGGTGGAAGCTGGAATCAGATGGCGAGGACTCGTCACCTTGCACATAA